AAGGGTTACCGTTGAGGCGGAGGAATTGGATGCCCTGGGTGTCTCTCATCGCCTGGCCAGGCAGCTCGGCGAGGGAGTTATTGAACAGGTAAAGGATGGTCAGGCGACCCAGGTCACGGAAAGCCCGACGGTTGACTTGCCTGACGCGGTTGTCGTGGAGAAGAAGGCGGTCCAGGTTGACCAGACCTCTGAACACGTTCTCAGAGAGAGCACGGATGCGGTTTCCATGCAGGAAGAGATGGGATAGGTTGACCAGATCTGAGAACAGGTCATCTTGCAGAAAGTGGAGCTGATTCTCCTGGAGCAAAGTCAAAATACAAGAAGATTCAGTGACATGGAAATGCACCTGGGAAAATCTAGGCTGTTAGGTGGTTCTAGTTTGCACAAGTTGAAAGGGATTACCATCATGTGTAAAAGTTCCGAAAGTATCCCTACTTTTTCCAAAGTTACCCTTTATACACTTGTGGGATGACCAATTTGAAAGTAGTCAAGAAGTTACCTCTACCAACTAAAGCCAAACTGCATGAGAGCATTTTCTAGGCAGGGGCTTATTGTCCGATTGAGCATAATGTTATATGGAGGATTCAAGGACACTTAACAGTTGAAAAAGCCTGTGCAATGTAATACTCCTAAAGTTCCACAAAATGATGGCTAGCATTAAAAAATCGGtggtaaaatgttaattttacagtattttgttGCTCTTATAGCTATCTGTTTCTTCTCTGATGGTTTTAAGTTTTAACAAAGCTTTGAGTGTAACTGGATATTATTTCCAGacagataaaacattttttcactgtttattttattgaaaaaaagagtATTCACCCAACTCTTTGAAATTCTGaagtaaattaataaatgttttccctATGTGTTGTAGCTGGTGTGTGGGTGAAATGCTGCATTGTGAGTGGGTTGAATCATTTTCAATTATTAAGCTCTTcttttaagaaatgattttgTCTTGGTCTTCTTTTATCTAGCCTTGTTCCTGAGTTATGTTGgatcattttgtttcattttacttGGAGCTAGAACTGCTGTTAAGAGGAAATCTTTTGTGTATtcatactgtttgttttgtatgtgcATTGAGTATTTGGCAAACCCTATCTTTGCTATCATTCTCTGTCAATATTTCCCTGCAAATAATCTGAAAGTAATCTGTTTTGCTGAATGAATAACAAAATGGTAACAGAAATGTTAAATCAGATATTCCACTGTTGAAATCCAAGAGTACAAAATGTCtccatgtgtgtgggtgtttagCCTGCATGTTGGCAACTAATAGATGTGTCCATAAATCAATTCTcaagtaaagtgtgttttaaacaaTGGGTTTATGTACAATCATGTGTGCATACTCATGCATAGCTATTGAATGTGCATCTTTGCATCTGTGTTAAGAGGTGTGAGTGTGCATGCTGGCTTTACCTGCAGGTAGAGAAACTGCAGGCTGTACAGCTTGTGGAAGAGGTCATGGGGGAGAGCAGCCAGCTTGCAGCGATGCATGTGCAGGCTCTGCAGCTTCTCCAATCCCCTGAAGGCGCCACCTTCCAGACGCTGTAGTGGATTATCGCCCAgatccagctcctccagcaccCTGAGGTTACTGAAGGCCCCGGCTTCAATCCATGTGATGTTGTTGCCATATAACCAAAGCACCTGCacagagtgaaaaacaaataatgatgtAAGAAAGCCGAAAAGACTAATAAAAATGTCTACAAATATTGCGAGGAAATTGaacagcagcaaaacacacagacagcacCATCTTTACCTGTGTCTCAAAGCCAAAAGAGTCTGCACGCAGCTCTGTGATACGGTTGTTCTGCAGGAAAACACGCTGCGAGTCATATGGCACACCGGCCGGCACTATGGTAAGGTTCTGAGACTGGCAGCTGACCGTCATGGGCGTAGGGTAACATACACACAGTCGAGGGCATGCAGACAGCCCGCCCGGCTTCAACACCACCAGCCACAGAATCAGCCACAGAGAGAGTCCACCTGCAGAAAGATGGAGGAGGTTTATtctcaagaaaaaaaaaaagaatgattgAAGCTCCGTGTATAAGCTAAGGATCATTGTTCGAGTGGTAAGTCCCTGAGATACAGACAAAGGAAGACGGATAGATTTCAGCTTTGGTACCAGCCTTCctttactgtctgtctgtcaaacCTGTTGCTGTCGTCAGTGATTCTTTTGAGCACTGCTGTGCTCTCACCCCTGACTTGTTGATGGTTTCCAGAACTTTGGGGTTCATATATAATTCATTAGATAACATTACAGAAATCATTGACCCGTTCATATTCTCCAGATCACTTTACAAAGGACTCTATAGCTTTTGTGAGACAGTTACACAAATCTTGATTTCAGCTGTTTAGATGAGGAAATCAACATATACgactttaaaagataaaacatatgAACTCCAACAGCATCACTGCATTACATTAACCTGGTTTCCTAGTTCTCAGGCAATTCAGAGGATGTTTCCGTTTGCCATACAGAAGGTGCGCGTAAAACCTGCAACCAGACCCGGATCATTTCCGGTTCTTATTAATATTGCAGCAGCATCTTGGCACAGCTCGGATAACAGTGCACAAAAGTGTATGCCACGGGAAAAGTGCATGCATTAAATTATGATGAAGTTCCCATTCATCTGTTGTACGCAAGATTTTCCAGAAGCTCACCTCTTGACCTCTTTGCACGCTGTACTATTAGATTAACTGAATGCTGTAGGGAACTTTTCGTTTGTCTTCGGGCAACATGAGATGAGGACCAAAGTAATATGCACACAAATAATGTCataataaagacatttcaagGACAGGTAAGCAATCTCATAGGGGATTGGATATGGCAGTTTTGGCAAACATTAAGGGGTAGCCAAAACGAAAACAGTAACTTGTattacttattttaaatgttttttttgtctagAGGATGATATCACATAAATTCACGATTTTACTTTTTTAGCCTCTTAGTACTTAGTCTTTTTCCCTTATTCTACATGCAAATGAAATTCTAACACCCACATTTGAcaataattatttaaacttaaattaAGTCGTGAACATTTTGTAAATCTTggtagaacattttaaaaacatggaaaactaCAGTGTAAAAgcattcaaaagtatttaaatgcagCTGTTCTCCTGTTTGATATATTACCGTCTGTGACTTTGAAGTTTAAATATTCAATGTTACTTTGAAGATTCAAcattcaaggctttattgtcatgtgcacggtagctacagtgtagatatactgtatatgaaaaaCTTGACTCACTTCTTTATATCGTAAATCgtgcacacacatttgttaCAAGCTGCGTATGTCAATACAATTACAGAAATTCGTTCGCAAAGTCAAAGTCTCTCAGTGCCCTCACAAGGAAGGTGCACCAGAGAGTAACTCACCTTTAATGTTGCGCGCTCTGGAGCGCCTCATGATGCAGCGAGTCTCCATCTCGAACCAAAGCCGAAAGCGAGTTAGCCTGCGCGGCGTTGAAGTGCCTGCTTGCTGCTATCTCTGCTGAGGTTCAGCCCTGGCGAGGAGTTGCTGCTGTTGAAGGCAGTGACGAGCTGGAGTAGCGGGAGGCTGTTTATACTCGCAGCCGGGTCTTCGCCCACAGTCGTGGGCAGCGGAGAATCTTCACTACGTCAGCCCGGGAGGAGGGGCGGGAGTCACCGGAGGAAGAGACAAGAAAGGTAGTGATAGGGCGggctttctctctgtcttcatgAGGCTTTACCTAAAACAGTAAAGCATCACCCACTACCAATAGTAAGATTGTTGTATCAGTAAAGTAATTAAACACTAAGATGAGAACAatcatttcttctttcttcttatAAAGAAATGCTTAAACTTGCCATTTGGAATGACATATGAATTGTATCAGTCTTCTCTTCTCTTAATCATTTAGGACATTGCCAATATGGAGGCAGCCAAGTGATTATAAAGAAGTGGGATAGcctacagttttttttttacaaaaaagcTAAACATTTCTGATAAAGTATGAATATTTACGATAGCTAAAGGCTAGTCTTTGTGTGGATCCAACGTGGCACATGCGCTCACAAGAGGGTTGGAGGAGGACAGAAGATGAACTCCTTTGGCATTAAACCAAAGAATCATCTGTCTCATTCAGTGTAGGCACATTTTGGAAAGAAGTCAAGAGCCTCCTACATTTCAGAACAACAGATGAACATGAAAGGAAAACCCAGCGGCCAAGCGAAATGATCCAACGAAGCATATTGACTGATCACAatgtgtgaggaggagaggtgacaCACAAATGATCATTTCAGTGTGATAACTCACACAGGTAGTCCTGTCTCCAACAGTTGTTAAAGcaccaaaagacacaaaatggaaatggaaatgctgTAACAGGTTAAAGTGACATGCATTCAAACTGGTCATGGACAGGACTTGAAGGTCTTTGgcatgttgaataaaataaaccagGTCAGGGGTGGGCCGGGGGTTTACTCACAAGTCCTCCCTTTATGACATTGGTCAGGCCCTGGTCCACCATGATGCATATCATCTGTTCCCAAGATAACACACTCACCAAAACCTGCTTCACGAAAGGTCATCTGCAAATCAAGCTGTGAGCAGCACAGGGCATAAGTTGCGCGTCTGGAGTCACACTGTGTCTTGGCGGCAGAGTACTGATTGGTGGAGGCAGACAGCTCACCAGTCAGACTTTACAAGCCTCTTCGGGGGTCTGTGGGACACTGAAGGTTGCACGGTGTGGGTGGGTGCAATGTATTCACACTGTTCTTGGCCTCAGGGCAACTGGGGGAGGCTGCCAGCTCACCAACCAGACTCCATCTTTAGGgagaaacacactctcacaaacacacacacacacaaaaaaaaacattgacatctTCACAACCAGAACCCCTTTCTTTCATGTTCTCAGGAGCCTGCTGCATGTGTCAAAATGATTCATGACCATAATGGCACCTGAACTACACAACATGATGTAAGGATCTGTTCTGATCCAGAGAAGAAACTGTGTTGCTGACactgtaacccccccccccaccacacacacacgcacacacacgtacggCTCCCGGGCAcatgaaaatgtcatttttaagttCAATGCACAAGATGGGTCAGTGTTGCAAGATAGTCAGTTGGGTTGCCGACGCTGCTGCAGACCCCGATGCACTGATGACAGTTTGACCTGGTTGGGGAACCTGGAGAACCCTGGGAGAGAGGGTGAATTAGTTCACGGCCTTGGGAAGCGATAAGTCCCCCAAGACTTTTCCAAGCCAACTAAGAGCATGTAATTGGGTCGAACAGTGTACTTTATCCATGTTTGTACTGAGGGGGGACCATAGAGGTCACCTCACACTTGGGGCATGTAAGGAGCTCACATTGTAAGCCGGGGCTGGAGCCGGGGCTCTATTGGCCAGCATGTAGTCAACATATATTAAGGCTCCAAGGGATCTGCATGCCCTCACATTGTAAAACAACACTTGCATCATGGTTGATAGGTGAGAAAACCTTAGAAGCACAGTGGGGGTTTCTGGCAGAACTTTACCTACTACCAAGCTGCACGGAGATGGAAACAATTTTAACAAAGTCAAATTTCCGGCAACACTTGTAGTATATATAACTAATTTGTTTGATGCAAGGCTAGTGGCCGTCTATGGATATCTTTAATGAAGGCCACAAGCAGAAATGCATTGGTATTACAATAAACGTTGATTTATACTCTACATACAATATTAATACTGTATTGTCCATTGGGGGCAAATTGTTTTGCACTCCGCCAACAGTTTCACAGAACATGAAAATCATACACACTGcatagaaaaagacaaaacgTTAACATCTTTACAACGAATAGCTGCCTAAAAGTGTTTCCCCCAAGAGGTGAAAATCTCACTGGAGTTCTGTTATTTTACCCTGAAATGTGACTACATGGTTAAACAACCGTCAAGATTTAAAATCCCAACATCCACTAAATGCCGCTAAATTTTTCACATTCCTCAAATCCAAGTTAATAAATGCAGCACGAGGCTGATATGTAAAGTAAAAGTGCATGATTCAGTCAAAATGTGGGTGTCATTTGGGACAGTAAAGGTCTGACAAGACTTTGTAAATGAGACAATGAATCATTTGATATTTAGTTGCAGCGTCAGAAAAGAAGCTTCGCTGTGTAAAGTTCATCATTGCAATCAATTTAACTATACGCCTGGTGAGGTTCTCAACTGTAATTAATAGTGATGTGGGTGTCAGAATTTCATGCTTTCTTTTATGCAAGCAATTTATTCAGGATACttgtttggtaaaaaaaataaatgttgcctTTCCATTCTAAGACCGTTTTAATCACGTACATGCAATCATATTTAAATTCAAGCTGGCATAGTtggaaatataatgtataaagaTATACTATACGTCCAAAGtggaaaccaaaacattacTTCTATGTGAAATCTTAGAagtctattttatttcaaaatccaTGCTGCCTGAAATCCTCACACCGTTTTTCCACAAACGCTGGATTCAAATATCTAATGCTCTTTCTAGTTATTATATATGACAGTGTGACAGCGAGCCAGCGAGCCAGCATGCAAACTACCAAGACTCAACGTAATTCACATTTTATCAAATTAACCTATGAACTTTGAAACGTCAAAGTGTCTTTGGATAAAAAGGTATTTTGCTCTAAAACAACATGGATTGCTGTAACATTACCCTAATTGGAAGCTGTATAAGTAGCCGATGtacattgtaaaaaatattgtattgcaAATACATTTGAGTGATAATCCTTTTATCtaataaaaactacaaagaTAAGCTTGAAAAAAGTGCCACCTAGTGTCTGAATAATATTATAAGTTATTTTACTGGGTAATTATtagacattttttatgtttaagtTACAGTTGCAGTTGTTACAGGTGTTATTTATCTAAATACGGTTGggtaatatataaaacatatttttgtacaaccttttattttgtatgtaaaatcattttctgaaaacaacTTTCTGTATATTAAATGTTGCAGAGAAAAAAGTATGATATTTCCCTGTGAAAGCTAGTGAAGTAATAGcaaatatctctctctctatatatagtatatgcagtatactgtatataagtcCTTGATAAATGATCTGACTCacttttcactattttatttccaGTAAGATCACCATCTTGTATCTTGCTAAGTAATTCAGTGTCAGAAATAATTTTTGTTCCCACCAGCTCCCCACAGCAGATGGAAAACAGCACATTATGATGAACTGAGGCAGTT
The DNA window shown above is from Eleginops maclovinus isolate JMC-PN-2008 ecotype Puerto Natales chromosome 23, JC_Emac_rtc_rv5, whole genome shotgun sequence and carries:
- the rtn4rl2b gene encoding reticulon-4 receptor-like 2b, with translation METRCIMRRSRARNIKGGLSLWLILWLVVLKPGGLSACPRLCVCYPTPMTVSCQSQNLTIVPAGVPYDSQRVFLQNNRITELRADSFGFETQVLWLYGNNITWIEAGAFSNLRVLEELDLGDNPLQRLEGGAFRGLEKLQSLHMHRCKLAALPHDLFHKLYSLQFLYLQENQLHFLQDDLFSDLVNLSHLFLHGNRIRALSENVFRGLVNLDRLLLHDNRVRQVNRRAFRDLGRLTILYLFNNSLAELPGQAMRDTQGIQFLRLNGNPWSCGCEARPLWEWFRKARISSSELMCTSPSQRRGQDLRFLREMDFALCPIPDPGSMAGTTTTTFSTKTRWWFSKNKPASSSKTSYQKNIEGGKPQYPPKNPAETASKYELSDDEVALPKLDQEEYWANYGNEDASIRCFDLECPPGFDNPAFPSSSSFPSLPSLLHLLSLSIVSFSLHFVFG